The following proteins come from a genomic window of Nostoc sp. TCL26-01:
- a CDS encoding alpha/beta fold hydrolase: MSLFCLVHGAFQGIWCWDLLIPYLEAQGHKTIAMDLPIENASTTLSQFADTVIQALPKNDDDIVLVGHSMAGTIIPLVAEAVKVRQLVFVAALLPHPGISTLDQFSHRLDADTLKSFNYQPKHPSKLEQFYDEPDMYEPTSVGQDYSDKAVLMNFFFHDCQPDIAQWAISKSRSQQSMAYIFETNPLTALPKVERKYIVCTNDRIISPTWSRYAARKRLGVDAIELASGHCPHLSCPKLLASVLTSD, encoded by the coding sequence ATGAGTCTTTTTTGTCTAGTTCATGGAGCCTTCCAAGGCATTTGGTGTTGGGATTTGCTTATTCCCTACTTAGAAGCACAGGGTCACAAAACTATCGCAATGGATTTGCCCATTGAAAATGCCTCTACTACTCTGTCTCAATTTGCAGATACAGTAATTCAAGCACTACCAAAAAATGATGATGATATTGTACTAGTTGGTCACTCAATGGCTGGTACTATCATTCCCCTAGTTGCAGAAGCGGTAAAAGTGCGTCAACTAGTATTTGTCGCCGCGCTACTCCCGCATCCCGGAATCAGTACACTCGATCAGTTTTCTCATCGTCTTGATGCAGATACCCTCAAATCATTTAATTACCAACCAAAACACCCAAGTAAACTTGAACAGTTCTACGATGAGCCTGATATGTATGAACCAACTTCCGTAGGCCAAGATTATTCCGACAAAGCTGTATTAATGAATTTTTTCTTTCATGATTGTCAACCGGATATAGCACAATGGGCAATCTCGAAAAGTCGTTCGCAACAATCTATGGCATATATATTTGAAACGAATCCTTTAACAGCTTTGCCCAAGGTTGAGCGCAAATATATTGTTTGTACCAATGACCGAATCATATCTCCTACATGGTCACGCTACGCTGCACGCAAGCGCTTAGGAGTCGATGCTATTGAGCTAGCTTCCGGACATTGCCCTCATCTCTCTTGTCCTAAACTTCTAGCATCGGTATTAACTAGTGATTAA
- a CDS encoding aminopeptidase P family protein, protein MNLLANTLRDRRQKLATLIDFPTILWSGGSSPRNFPANGFPFRASSHFLYFAGLPLPNAAIRLEAGKLELFMDDPAPSSALWHGEMPKREEIAQTIGADAAQPISELASRVEGAATIAVQNAITWTQQTQLMSRWVLPQSQPEGIDLELAKAIVSLRLTHDAAALAELRQAANVSVAAHKAGMAATASANIAAEVRAAMESVLIAHNMTTAYNSIVTVHGEVLHNEHYHHPIQPGDLLLADVGGETTTGWAADITRTWPVSGKFSSTQRDIYDVVLAAHDACIDQMRPGVEYSEIHLLAATVIAEGLVNLGILQGNPQDLVAIDAHALFFPHGIGHLLGLDVHDMEDLGDLAGYEKGRTRSDRFGLGYLRLNRPLRPGMLVTIEPGFYQVPAILNDAKNRSKYHDVVNWKRLSQFADVRGIRIEDDVLVTDTGSEVLTAALPNDAESVENLSRG, encoded by the coding sequence ATGAATTTACTAGCAAATACTCTACGCGATCGCCGACAAAAATTAGCCACCCTGATCGATTTTCCCACAATCCTTTGGTCAGGTGGCAGCAGTCCTCGCAACTTCCCCGCTAATGGCTTTCCCTTTCGCGCTAGCAGTCACTTTCTCTATTTTGCCGGTTTGCCCCTACCTAACGCCGCAATTCGCCTAGAAGCAGGCAAACTAGAACTATTCATGGATGATCCTGCACCCAGTAGCGCCCTTTGGCATGGAGAAATGCCCAAGCGTGAGGAAATAGCCCAAACAATTGGAGCTGATGCAGCTCAACCCATATCAGAATTAGCATCTAGGGTAGAAGGTGCAGCCACTATTGCTGTCCAGAATGCTATAACTTGGACACAGCAAACCCAGCTCATGAGTAGATGGGTTTTGCCACAAAGTCAACCTGAAGGTATTGATTTAGAGTTAGCCAAAGCCATTGTCAGTTTACGCCTCACCCACGATGCCGCAGCATTAGCAGAATTACGTCAGGCAGCTAATGTGAGTGTAGCAGCACACAAAGCAGGCATGGCAGCAACCGCCAGCGCTAACATCGCAGCCGAAGTCAGAGCAGCGATGGAGAGTGTTCTAATCGCTCACAATATGACTACCGCTTACAACAGTATTGTCACTGTTCACGGTGAGGTGTTACATAACGAACATTATCATCATCCCATCCAACCGGGAGACTTACTACTAGCCGATGTTGGTGGTGAAACTACGACAGGATGGGCAGCAGATATCACCCGTACTTGGCCTGTTTCTGGTAAGTTTTCCTCAACGCAACGCGATATTTATGATGTCGTCCTAGCAGCCCATGATGCTTGCATAGATCAGATGCGCCCTGGTGTGGAATATAGCGAAATTCATCTGTTAGCCGCGACAGTCATCGCCGAGGGTTTAGTGAATTTAGGCATTTTGCAAGGCAATCCGCAAGATTTAGTCGCAATTGATGCCCACGCCTTATTTTTCCCTCACGGGATCGGTCATTTGCTCGGTTTGGATGTGCATGACATGGAAGACTTGGGAGATTTAGCCGGATATGAAAAAGGACGGACGAGAAGCGATCGCTTTGGTTTAGGTTACCTGCGCTTAAATCGTCCCCTACGCCCAGGAATGTTAGTCACAATTGAACCAGGATTTTATCAAGTTCCAGCCATTTTAAACGATGCCAAAAATCGCTCAAAATATCACGATGTCGTCAATTGGAAACGCCTATCTCAATTTGCCGATGTCCGAGGAATACGCATCGAAGATGATGTTTTAGTTACAGATACAGGTAGTGAAGTTCTCACCGCCGCTTTACCGAATGATGCCGAAAGTGTAGAAAATTTATCTAGAGGCTAG
- a CDS encoding SUMF1/EgtB/PvdO family nonheme iron enzyme — protein sequence MAKVALLIGVSEYEPGLNPLPSAVKDVEALREVLLHPDMGGFVEMDIILLKNPERQDVEEAIERLFTYRPKDDLVLLYFSGHGIKDDLGQLYLATRKTRKNSKGELVRSTAVAARFIQQCMSLSRSRRQVVILDSCFSGAFAEGLSAKDDGMIDIREQLGGEGRVVLTSSTSTQYSFEEEGQDLSIYTRFLIEGIKSGEADRDQDEFISIDELHEYASQKVRELQPAMKPEIYAIREGFKIRLAKVAPGDPRQRYRKEVGRFIHRGEISFVGRRTLDVLGTRLGLETTEARAIEDEVLEPYRNDFREKLQQYQQVFTELLERDETITDGDRHDLQNLQQILGLRNEDTMPIEAQVTARFKTYQQNLQTYQQAFTTLLRQEFPLSLASRDRLRQTQQQLELADRDIAAIEAQITAEVAAYHQKLQDYQRLFVTAMQQEYPLSEATRNDLLQQQQRLGLTAVDVAPIEAQITTQIESYHQKLQQYEQAFVKATQRKHYPDELTQKQLQQTWQTLGLSEGDVRAIERRINGEIETYQTNLRQYEQEFTAAVQQEYPLSTFKRSQLTQRHQALNLTAEDVTAIETPIITAIAEHRQKLQQYEEVFRESMQFEYPLSNATREELRRFQQILELNDEETAAIEARIIQSSSEAEYRKEQERIKQQQEAEKQLQQEAVRIKQQEVEKQRQAEETLRLKQQEVEKQRQREDAEKLQKLQQYIQPSSPAQPTQPPQERITRQKFLKWAGLGGVGLVTAVVGREIFKVQLPKYIPVKLETFKFETVTVDEKGQVIEPDANKQAKFFKEDLGNGITLEMVEIPAGSFKMGSPPGENGRSKSEEPQPIVNVPAFFIGKFEVTQEQYQQIVGNNPSNFKGAKRPVEQVSWNDAVDFCKKLSQKTGREYRLPSEAEWEYACRAGTTTPFHFGETITTELANYNGNYTYASAPKGKYRQETTDVGSFAPNAFGLYDMHGNVWEWCQDTWHESYTGAPSDGSAWINNDNQYRLLRGGSWLNHPVLCRSAYRDLGTRDFDRFSIGFRVVCVGGRILQ from the coding sequence CTATAGGCCAAAGGATGACTTGGTGTTGCTTTACTTTTCCGGACATGGCATCAAAGATGATCTAGGGCAGCTTTACTTGGCAACGCGCAAAACACGCAAGAATAGCAAAGGTGAATTAGTTCGTTCTACTGCTGTTGCAGCGCGATTTATCCAACAGTGTATGAGTCTTAGTCGTTCCCGGCGGCAAGTAGTGATCCTAGATAGCTGTTTTAGTGGGGCGTTTGCTGAAGGACTTTCTGCCAAAGATGACGGCATGATTGACATCAGGGAGCAGTTAGGCGGTGAAGGACGAGTTGTGTTGACCTCTTCTACTTCCACACAATATTCCTTTGAGGAAGAAGGGCAAGATTTATCAATTTACACTCGTTTTTTGATTGAGGGGATCAAGTCGGGAGAAGCCGATCGCGATCAGGATGAGTTTATCTCAATTGATGAACTTCATGAGTACGCCAGTCAAAAGGTGCGAGAACTTCAGCCGGCGATGAAGCCGGAAATATATGCCATTCGAGAAGGCTTTAAGATTCGACTGGCAAAGGTGGCTCCGGGTGATCCCAGACAGCGATATCGTAAAGAGGTAGGGCGATTTATTCATCGAGGTGAAATTTCCTTTGTTGGTCGTCGCACATTAGATGTACTGGGGACTCGCTTGGGATTGGAGACAACTGAGGCGAGAGCGATCGAAGATGAGGTTTTAGAACCATATCGCAACGATTTCCGCGAAAAGCTCCAGCAGTATCAGCAGGTGTTCACAGAGCTACTAGAGCGAGACGAAACGATTACCGATGGCGATCGCCACGACTTGCAAAATCTCCAGCAAATTTTGGGCTTGCGGAATGAGGACACGATGCCCATTGAGGCACAGGTGACTGCAAGGTTTAAGACATATCAGCAAAACCTGCAAACCTATCAGCAAGCGTTTACAACATTACTACGACAAGAGTTTCCTCTGAGTCTAGCAAGCCGCGATCGCCTACGGCAAACCCAGCAGCAATTAGAGCTTGCAGATAGAGATATTGCGGCCATAGAAGCTCAGATTACGGCTGAGGTAGCAGCATATCACCAGAAACTCCAGGACTACCAACGGCTGTTTGTAACTGCCATGCAGCAAGAATATCCCCTCAGTGAGGCAACCCGCAATGACTTACTTCAACAGCAGCAGCGCTTGGGACTGACGGCTGTAGATGTTGCCCCAATCGAAGCGCAAATCACAACACAAATTGAAAGCTATCATCAAAAACTCCAGCAGTACGAGCAGGCGTTTGTCAAGGCGACGCAGCGTAAACATTATCCAGATGAGTTGACGCAAAAGCAGTTGCAGCAAACCTGGCAGACTTTGGGGTTGAGTGAAGGGGATGTGAGAGCGATCGAGAGGCGGATTAATGGGGAGATTGAAACGTATCAAACAAACTTGCGGCAATATGAGCAGGAGTTTACAGCAGCTGTTCAGCAAGAATATCCGCTTAGTACTTTCAAACGCTCTCAACTTACCCAACGTCATCAAGCCTTGAATCTGACTGCTGAGGATGTGACTGCAATTGAAACTCCAATTATTACTGCGATCGCGGAACATCGGCAAAAGCTACAACAGTATGAAGAGGTGTTTAGAGAGTCGATGCAGTTTGAATATCCTCTTAGTAATGCCACTCGTGAAGAACTACGGCGATTTCAGCAAATTTTAGAATTAAATGATGAAGAAACAGCTGCGATCGAAGCAAGGATTATTCAATCATCTTCAGAAGCAGAATACCGGAAAGAGCAAGAGAGAATTAAACAGCAGCAAGAGGCTGAAAAACAACTACAACAAGAAGCTGTACGAATAAAGCAACAGGAGGTAGAGAAACAACGACAAGCTGAAGAAACATTACGACTAAAGCAGCAGGAGGTAGAGAAACAACGGCAACGAGAAGATGCAGAAAAACTACAAAAATTACAGCAGTATATTCAGCCGTCAAGCCCTGCTCAACCAACTCAACCGCCTCAAGAGCGAATAACCCGACAAAAGTTTTTGAAGTGGGCTGGCTTGGGAGGTGTAGGTTTGGTGACAGCAGTAGTAGGTAGGGAAATTTTTAAGGTTCAATTACCCAAATATATTCCCGTTAAGCTTGAAACCTTTAAGTTTGAAACGGTAACAGTAGATGAAAAGGGACAGGTAATTGAACCAGATGCTAACAAGCAAGCTAAGTTCTTTAAGGAAGACTTAGGTAATGGCATAACTTTGGAGATGGTTGAGATTCCTGCTGGTTCATTTAAGATGGGTTCGCCACCGGGTGAAAATGGTCGAAGCAAAAGTGAAGAACCACAGCCAATTGTGAATGTGCCTGCTTTTTTTATCGGCAAGTTTGAAGTGACTCAGGAACAGTACCAGCAAATAGTGGGTAATAATCCGTCGAACTTCAAGGGAGCAAAACGTCCTGTAGAGCAAGTGTCTTGGAATGATGCAGTAGACTTTTGCAAAAAACTGAGCCAAAAGACAGGGCGTGAATATCGCCTACCTAGTGAAGCAGAGTGGGAATATGCCTGTCGTGCAGGAACAACGACACCATTTCACTTCGGCGAGACGATTACAACTGAGTTAGCTAACTACAATGGGAATTACACCTACGCTTCTGCACCAAAGGGCAAATATCGTCAAGAAACAACAGATGTAGGAAGTTTCGCACCCAACGCCTTTGGATTATACGATATGCACGGGAATGTCTGGGAGTGGTGTCAAGATACTTGGCATGAGAGCTATACAGGAGCGCCTAGTGATGGGAGTGCATGGATTAATAATGATAATCAATATCGACTACTGCGGGGTGGTTCCTGGCTCAACCATCCTGTACTCTGCCGTTCTGCGTACCGCGACCTCGGCACGCGCGACTTCGATAGATTCAGTATCGGTTTTCGGGTTGTGTGTGTCGGCGGGAGGATTCTTCAGTAG